From one Lolium rigidum isolate FL_2022 chromosome 4, APGP_CSIRO_Lrig_0.1, whole genome shotgun sequence genomic stretch:
- the LOC124646868 gene encoding transcription factor bHLH51-like — MASTASTREPTPAAPELSSSSGRSATEARSLKVHSEAERRRRERINGHLATLRRMMPDANQMDKATLLSSVVSQVRHLKRKAAETATQPLTPIPPEANEITVRCYTAGSDDRTTGIRVTVSCDDRPGLFTGLAGAFRGLGLRTLRAELASLGGRAHHVFVLCNEDGDVGAGPKALERTVWQALAQVAFPETAFGGTSWSKRQRILDAGCSLMYSV; from the exons ATGGCATCGACGGCTTCTACACGCGAGCCTACTCCGGCCGCGCcggagctgtcgtcgtcctcgGGAAGGAGCGCGACGGAGGCGAGGTCCTTGAAGGTCCACAGCGAGGCCGAGAGGCGGCGTCGGGAGAGGATCAATGGTCACCTCGCTACGCTCAGGAGAATGATGCCCGATGCTAACCAG ATGGACAAGGCCACCTTGTTAAGCAGTGTGGTGAGCCAAGTGAGGCACCTCAAGAGGAAGGCAGCCGAAACCGCCACACAACCGCTGACGCCCATTCCTCCGGAGGCCAACGAGATCACAGTCCGTTGCTACACCGCCGGCAGCGACGACCGGACCACGGGCATTCGCGTCACCGTCAGCTGCGACGACCGGCCGGGCCTATTCACGGGCCTCGCCGGAGCGTTCCGCGGCCTCGGGCTGAGGACGCTGAGGGCGGAGTTGGCCTCACTGGGAGGAAGGGCGCACCACGTGTTCGTGCTCTGCAACGAGGACGGCGATGTCGGTGCTGGACCTAAGGCCCTGGAGCGGACAGTGTGGCAGGCGTTGGCCCAGGTCGCCTTCCCGGAGACGGCGTTCGGTGGTACCTCGTGGAGCAAGAGGCAGAGGATTTTGGACGCGGGCTGCTCACTCATGTACTCCGTATGA